The proteins below come from a single Malus domestica chromosome 03, GDT2T_hap1 genomic window:
- the LOC139194546 gene encoding large ribosomal subunit protein uL13c, with the protein MASTIAIYIRGKNLVTYTPSVDMGAFVIVVNAEKVAVSGKKRNQKLYRRHSGRPGGMTVETFDQLQKRIPERIIEHAVRGMLPKGRLGRALFNHLKVYKGPDHPHEAQMPVELPIRDKRIQIQK; encoded by the exons ATGGCATCCACAATTGCCATTTACATCCGCGGGAAAAATTTGGTGACCTACACCCCCAGTGTGGACATGGGAGCATTTGTCATTGTG GTAAATGCTGAAAAGGTTGCCGTATCTGGCAAGAAAAGGAACCAAAAACTCTACAGGAGGCATTCTGGACGACCAGGTGGTATGACAGTGGAAACGTTTGACCAGTTACAGAAGAGAATCCCAGAGAGGATTATTGAACATGCTGTTCGTGGTATGCTTCCAAAAGGGAGG CTTGGGAGAGCGCTTTTCAACCACCTAAAGGTGTACAAGGGCCCAGATCATCCCCATGAAGCCCAGATGCCAGTGGAGCTGCCGATAAGGGACAAAAGAATACAGATACAAAAGTAG
- the LOC139194835 gene encoding uncharacterized protein, which yields MEMAFHEQFYRIEPEMTINDLVEVKQYEHESTEDFMIRFRTTKMRCQFPELVIATTRYEKLLLEEQQVKHTSKTPSFYKNKATIHHVEVGEIGPEQEDDHDREEIEVCATEMTTPFKPLTVKGLVQPIKDQKIVMNDGGFVPMKPLKYQSYSFDLAKAPEIYEELVQARVIVPDSTKKMPKPEELRGKKYCKLHYTFNHSITNCVQFRDWVQDLIVKGKLLLDKSQASMWLIQILSQKLLSTRSI from the exons atggagatggctttccatgaaCAATTTTACAGAATAGAACCAGAAATGACTATTAATGATCTGGTTGAAGTCAAACAGTATGAGCATGAGTCCACAGAGGACTTCATGATAAGGTTCAGGACAACAAAGATGAGGTGTCAATTCCCT GAGTTAGTCATTGCTACCACAAGATATGAAAAGTTGTTGCTAGAAGAACAACAAGTGAAGCATACGTCCAAAACTCCTTCCttctacaaaaacaaagctACAATTCATCATGTGGAGGTGGGAGAAATTGGGCCAGAGCAGGAGGACGATCATGATAGAGAGGAGATCGAGGTGTGTGCTACTGAGATGACTACGCCTTTCAAACCCCTGACGGTAAAAGGATTAGTTCAGCCCATCAAGGATCAGAAGATCGTAATGAATGATGGAGGCTTTGTCCCGATGAAACCTCTCAAATATCAGAGCTATTCATTCGATCTGGCCAAAGCGCCTGAGATCTATGAGGAGCTGGTGCAAGCAAGAGTGATTGTGCCCGACAGTACAAAGAAGATGCCTAAACCAGAAGAGTTAAGGGGAAAAAAGTATTGCAAGTTAcactataccttcaaccattctATAACTAATTGTGTCCAGTTCAGAGACTGGGTACAAGACCTTATAGTGAAGGGAAAGTTGTTACTTGACAAGTCTCAAGCCAGTATGTGGTTGATACAAATCCTTTCCCAGAAGCTCCTATCAACGCGATCCATCTGA